The uncultured Subdoligranulum sp. genomic sequence CGATCAGACTGTACCCGTCGGGCAGGGTCACCGTCTGGACATAGGCGGGATCACTGCCCCAGGGGTTCTCCACCCCCACGGTCCAGGTGCCCTCGCCGTTGGCCTTTTCTCCGATGGCACGCAGATTGCCGCCGATGTTCAGCAGGGCGCTGTCCAGCCCTCGGGCCTGGGCGGCTTCCGCGGCTTTCTCCACCGCATAGCCCTTGCCCACGGCACCCACGTCCAGGCTCATGGCGGCGTCCGCAAAATAAACGGTATGGGTGTCGGCGTCCAGCTGCAGGTTGGCAATGTCGATATGGTCCAGCGCCTGCTGGATCAGGGTGTCCTCCGGCGGGACCGGGTTGTCGCTCTCCCGGGCGCCGTGCCAGAGGGAGAGTACCGCTCCCGCGGCAATGTTGGTGGCGCCGTCCGTCTCGGGGTAGATGGTGTTGTCGCACCAGTCCAGAAAGGCGTAGAGGTCATCCTCCACCGCCACCGGCGCGGCGGCCGCCCCGGCGTTGACATCGTACAGGTTCACCATGCCGTCATAGTGGTTGTAAATGTCGAACAGCTGGTGGTAGTGCAGCAGATCGGCGTGGAGGGCCTCCATCTGTTTATCCCATTCGGCCTGGCTGCGGGCGTACCCCTTGACCACCGAGACGGTGTCGAAGAGATCAAACCAGGTAGTGGTGTAAAGGGTACGGCGGTGCAGCGCGCTGGTGATGACGATGGCGGCCACCAGCAGGGCGGCGGCCAGGGCCAGGCCGATGCGGGGCAGACGGGAACTCATGCGTTGCCGCCTTCTGCCACCGCCTCGTGCTCCCGGTTCAGTTCCAGCAGCAGGGCGGACAGCGTCCAGCCCTTGCTGGTGGGGGTCACCATGGCGCGCAGCGGCAGGTCGGCGCCGCTCTCCCGGACCAGGTCGATGAACCGGCCCAGCTCGCCGGTCTGGTGGCTCAGCCCGCTGATGATGATCGCCGGGCGTTCCGGCACGGCTGCCAGCGGTGCAAAGGCGGGGGCGGGCTTGCCGGCGCAGAGGTCGCCTACGATGCCGCCCAGCTCGCCGTTGCCCACCGTACGCAGCGTTACACCGCAGCGGCGGGCGGCCCGCTCCACGGCGTCGTAGCCGGCGCTGGAGGCGTCAAACCGCCACAGCAGCGCACAGCGGGGTTCGCGGAT encodes the following:
- a CDS encoding FAD:protein FMN transferase, producing the protein MSSRLPRIGLALAAALLVAAIVITSALHRRTLYTTTWFDLFDTVSVVKGYARSQAEWDKQMEALHADLLHYHQLFDIYNHYDGMVNLYDVNAGAAAAPVAVEDDLYAFLDWCDNTIYPETDGATNIAAGAVLSLWHGARESDNPVPPEDTLIQQALDHIDIANLQLDADTHTVYFADAAMSLDVGAVGKGYAVEKAAEAAQARGLDSALLNIGGNLRAIGEKANGEGTWTVGVENPWGSDPAYVQTVTLPDGYSLIVSGDYQRYFEYEGVRYSHLIDLTTGYPARYCNSVAILSPAGGGGTGDALSTALFCLPEDAGRTVLTGVPGYEALWLYPDGSSAQSDGWTGQPVS
- a CDS encoding DUF3783 domain-containing protein — encoded protein: MKAHIIREPRCALLWRFDASSAGYDAVERAARRCGVTLRTVGNGELGGIVGDLCAGKPAPAFAPLAAVPERPAIIISGLSHQTGELGRFIDLVRESGADLPLRAMVTPTSKGWTLSALLLELNREHEAVAEGGNA